One window of Lawsonibacter asaccharolyticus genomic DNA carries:
- a CDS encoding exodeoxyribonuclease III encodes MPMKFISWNVNGLRACLKKGFLDFYRQEAPDFCCLQETKMEQGQADVELNEGVLEFWNSAEKKGYSGTAVFTPHQPVAVAYGMDKDRHDHEGRLITLEYEGFYLVCCYTPNSQDGLKRLDYRMEWEDDLRDYLMSLDRHKPVVYCGDLNVAHREIDLKNPKTNRNNAGFTDQEREKMTCLLSSGFTDSFRYLYPDTEGIYSWWSYRFNARKNNAGWRIDYFIVSDRLRDKIKRAEILTTVEGSDHCPVLLELDI; translated from the coding sequence ATGCCTATGAAATTCATTTCCTGGAATGTGAACGGCCTGCGGGCCTGCCTGAAAAAGGGGTTTCTGGACTTTTACCGACAGGAGGCACCCGACTTCTGCTGCCTTCAGGAGACCAAGATGGAGCAGGGACAGGCGGATGTGGAGCTGAACGAAGGGGTCTTGGAGTTCTGGAACTCTGCGGAGAAGAAGGGATACTCCGGCACCGCCGTTTTCACCCCCCACCAGCCTGTGGCTGTGGCCTACGGTATGGACAAGGACCGGCACGACCACGAGGGGCGGCTCATCACCCTGGAGTATGAGGGCTTCTATCTGGTCTGCTGCTACACCCCCAACTCCCAGGACGGCCTGAAGCGGCTGGACTACCGCATGGAGTGGGAGGACGACCTGCGGGACTACCTCATGTCCCTGGACCGGCACAAGCCGGTGGTCTACTGTGGGGACCTGAACGTGGCCCACCGGGAGATCGACCTGAAAAACCCAAAGACCAACCGGAACAACGCCGGCTTCACCGACCAGGAGCGGGAAAAGATGACCTGCCTGCTCTCCTCCGGCTTTACAGACAGCTTCCGCTATCTCTACCCGGACACGGAGGGGATCTACTCCTGGTGGTCCTACCGCTTCAACGCCCGGAAGAACAACGCGGGGTGGCGCATCGACTATTTCATCGTCTCTGACCGCCTCCGGGACAAGATCAAGCGGGCGGAGATCCTGACCACGGTGGAGGGCAGCGACCACTGCCCGGTACTGCTGGAGCTGGACATCTGA
- a CDS encoding 5,10-methylenetetrahydrofolate reductase codes for MKIAELFGKGKTVFSCEVFPPKKDSPVDTIYQTLDGLKDIKPDFISVTFGAGGSQVNQSTREIAAIIQKQYHIPAMAHLTCITATRGEVTELLYDLKADGVENVLALRGDRNPDYPPKTEFLHADELVAFIRRRGDFGVSAACYPEGHPESPDAVSDLRYLKQKVDAGAQHLVSQLFFDNEDFLRFLERARIAGITVPIEAGIMPVLNQKSIERMVSLCGASIPRKLSRILARYGDHPEALREAGIAYAIDQISDLVAAGVDGIHLYTMNNPAVARQISDSVSAIRRV; via the coding sequence ATGAAAATAGCAGAATTATTCGGAAAGGGGAAGACCGTCTTTTCCTGTGAGGTGTTTCCCCCCAAGAAGGACAGCCCCGTGGACACTATCTATCAGACCCTGGACGGGCTGAAGGATATTAAACCCGACTTTATCAGCGTTACCTTCGGAGCCGGTGGCTCCCAGGTGAACCAGTCCACCCGGGAGATCGCGGCCATCATCCAGAAGCAGTACCACATCCCCGCCATGGCCCACCTGACCTGCATCACCGCCACCAGGGGGGAGGTGACCGAGCTGCTCTATGACCTGAAGGCAGACGGCGTAGAGAACGTACTGGCCCTGCGGGGGGACCGGAACCCGGACTATCCCCCAAAGACGGAGTTCCTCCACGCCGACGAGCTGGTGGCCTTCATCCGCCGGCGGGGGGACTTCGGTGTGTCCGCCGCCTGTTACCCTGAGGGGCACCCGGAGAGCCCCGACGCGGTAAGCGACCTGCGCTACCTCAAGCAGAAGGTGGACGCCGGCGCCCAGCATCTGGTGAGTCAGCTCTTCTTTGATAACGAGGACTTCCTCCGCTTCCTGGAGCGGGCCCGCATCGCGGGCATCACGGTGCCCATCGAGGCGGGCATCATGCCCGTGCTGAACCAGAAGTCCATCGAGCGGATGGTATCCCTGTGCGGGGCTTCCATCCCCCGGAAGCTCTCCCGCATCCTGGCTCGGTACGGCGACCACCCGGAGGCCCTGCGGGAGGCGGGCATCGCCTATGCCATCGACCAGATCTCCGACCTGGTGGCCGCCGGGGTGGACGGCATCCACCTTTACACCATGAACAACCCTGCGGTGGCCAGGCAGATCAGCGACAGCGTCTCCGCCATCCGGCGGGTGTGA
- a CDS encoding aspartate--ammonia ligase yields MGKTVIPEGYRSLLSLYETQKAISLLKRLFEDRLAGALRLHRVSAPLFVSASSGLNDDLNGVERPVSFEINRVEDTAQVVHSLAKWKRLALKRYQFHPGEGLYTDMNAIRRDEELDNLHSAYVDQWDWEKIITQEDRTRDYLKQTVNAIVRALVDTQSFLRSVFPQLSALPELPGQVTFVTAQDLEDLYPQLSPKERENTIVREHGAVFLMGIGGKLKSGQPHDGRAPDYDDWNLNGDILFWDSVNGQAIELSSMGIRVSPESLDRQLTLAGCDSRRSLPFHRMLLNGELPLTMGGGIGQSRVSMLLLGKAHIGEVQSSLWDPDTVRACEQAGVVLL; encoded by the coding sequence ATGGGAAAAACCGTCATTCCCGAGGGATACCGCTCCCTCCTCAGCCTCTATGAGACCCAGAAGGCCATCAGCCTGCTCAAGCGTCTGTTCGAGGACCGCCTCGCCGGTGCCCTGCGCCTGCACCGGGTATCTGCCCCCCTGTTCGTCTCCGCCTCCTCCGGCCTCAACGATGACCTGAACGGGGTGGAGCGCCCCGTCTCCTTTGAGATCAACCGGGTGGAGGACACCGCCCAGGTGGTCCACTCCCTGGCCAAGTGGAAGCGCCTGGCTCTGAAGCGCTATCAGTTCCACCCCGGAGAGGGGCTCTACACCGACATGAACGCCATCCGCCGGGATGAGGAGCTGGACAACCTCCACTCCGCTTACGTGGACCAGTGGGATTGGGAGAAGATCATCACCCAGGAGGACCGCACCCGGGACTATCTGAAGCAGACGGTAAACGCCATTGTCCGCGCTCTCGTGGATACCCAGTCCTTCCTGCGCTCCGTTTTCCCCCAGCTGTCCGCCCTGCCCGAGCTGCCTGGCCAGGTCACCTTCGTCACCGCCCAGGACCTGGAGGATCTATACCCCCAGCTCTCCCCCAAGGAGCGTGAGAACACCATTGTCCGGGAGCATGGTGCGGTGTTTCTCATGGGGATCGGCGGAAAGCTGAAGTCGGGTCAGCCACATGACGGCCGGGCCCCGGACTATGATGACTGGAACCTGAACGGCGACATTCTGTTCTGGGACAGCGTCAATGGCCAGGCTATTGAACTCTCCTCCATGGGCATCCGGGTCAGCCCAGAGTCCCTGGACCGCCAGCTCACCCTGGCAGGCTGTGACAGCCGCCGCTCCCTCCCCTTCCACCGGATGCTGCTCAACGGTGAGCTGCCCTTGACCATGGGGGGCGGCATCGGCCAGTCCCGGGTGTCCATGCTGCTGCTGGGCAAGGCCCACATCGGTGAGGTGCAGAGTTCCCTGTGGGACCCCGACACCGTCCGGGCCTGTGAGCAGGCCGGCGTGGTGCTGCTGTGA
- a CDS encoding gamma-glutamyltransferase, giving the protein MVLFDPHRYAYPSRRSVVYARRAMACTSVPLGAQVGLDVMKAGGNAVDAAVAMAAAMPLLEPTGNGIGGDCFALVWVEREKKLYGLNASGVSPAALSAALVRERGFGEMPKEGWLPTMVPGAPGGWAELNRRFGTRPLEELFAPAASYAREGVAVPVNVAVQWALDGPRIGRAMERDPAPHRPWWERMMKADGTPYRAGEIFRWPEYADTLEELAATSCESFYRGSLMERMVSFSRETGGFFQERDLQDYRPEWVEPITADYKGYTVCEIPPNGHGITVLMALNILKGLPLSQERDSADTYHKILEAIKLAFADTRTYVADPRYMRTRVADLLSEDYAARRRALIGERALLPQAGDPSCGGTIYLCTADPQGNMVSFIQSNYTTFGAGIRIPGTGICLQNRGANFSLDEGSDNCLAGGKKSYHTIIPGFLMKEGTAVGPFGVMGAFMQPQGHVQVVVNTVDYHMNPQECLDAPRMQWTGGKRIQLEREVPAHIGLRLAEMGHQVEICNSNLDMGRGQIIWRMEDGTLAGGTEPRCDGTVAAW; this is encoded by the coding sequence ATGGTCTTATTTGATCCCCACAGATACGCCTATCCCTCCCGCCGCAGCGTGGTGTACGCCCGCCGGGCCATGGCCTGTACCTCCGTCCCCCTGGGGGCCCAGGTCGGCCTGGATGTGATGAAGGCCGGGGGAAATGCCGTGGATGCGGCGGTGGCCATGGCCGCCGCCATGCCCCTGCTGGAGCCCACAGGAAACGGCATCGGGGGGGACTGCTTCGCCCTGGTTTGGGTGGAGCGGGAGAAAAAGCTGTACGGCCTGAACGCCAGCGGCGTGTCCCCTGCAGCTCTGTCCGCCGCCCTGGTGCGGGAGCGGGGCTTCGGGGAGATGCCTAAAGAGGGCTGGCTGCCCACCATGGTGCCCGGCGCCCCCGGGGGATGGGCAGAGCTCAACCGGCGCTTCGGGACCCGCCCCCTTGAAGAGCTGTTCGCCCCCGCGGCCTCCTACGCCCGGGAGGGGGTGGCTGTGCCGGTGAACGTGGCGGTCCAGTGGGCACTGGACGGCCCCCGTATCGGCCGGGCTATGGAGCGGGACCCGGCCCCCCACCGCCCCTGGTGGGAGCGGATGATGAAGGCGGACGGCACCCCATACCGGGCGGGAGAGATCTTCCGCTGGCCGGAGTACGCTGACACTCTGGAGGAGCTGGCAGCCACCAGCTGTGAGAGCTTCTACCGGGGGAGCCTGATGGAGCGGATGGTCTCCTTCAGCCGGGAGACGGGGGGCTTTTTCCAGGAGCGGGATCTCCAGGACTACCGCCCGGAGTGGGTGGAGCCCATCACCGCGGACTACAAGGGCTACACCGTGTGCGAGATCCCGCCCAACGGCCATGGGATCACCGTGCTGATGGCGCTGAATATCCTGAAGGGCCTGCCCCTCTCCCAGGAGCGGGACAGCGCCGACACCTACCATAAGATTTTGGAGGCCATCAAGCTGGCTTTTGCGGACACCAGGACCTATGTGGCGGACCCCCGGTACATGCGGACCCGGGTGGCCGACCTGCTCTCGGAGGACTATGCTGCCCGGCGGCGGGCCCTGATCGGAGAGCGGGCCCTGCTGCCACAGGCGGGGGACCCCTCCTGCGGCGGCACCATCTACCTGTGCACCGCGGACCCCCAGGGCAACATGGTCTCCTTCATCCAGAGCAACTACACCACCTTCGGTGCGGGCATCCGCATCCCGGGCACCGGTATCTGCCTCCAGAACCGGGGGGCCAACTTCTCCCTGGATGAGGGCAGCGATAACTGCCTGGCCGGCGGCAAGAAGTCTTACCACACCATCATCCCCGGCTTCCTGATGAAGGAAGGGACGGCGGTGGGTCCTTTCGGCGTGATGGGGGCCTTCATGCAGCCCCAGGGCCACGTGCAGGTGGTGGTGAACACGGTGGATTACCACATGAACCCCCAGGAGTGCCTGGACGCTCCCCGGATGCAGTGGACCGGTGGGAAGCGCATCCAGCTGGAGCGGGAGGTGCCCGCCCACATCGGCCTGCGCCTGGCGGAGATGGGCCACCAGGTGGAGATCTGCAACTCCAACCTGGACATGGGCCGAGGGCAGATCATCTGGCGGATGGAGGACGGCACCCTGGCCGGCGGCACCGAGCCCCGGTGCGACGGCACGGTAGCGGCCTGGTGA